In Anabaena sphaerica FACHB-251, a genomic segment contains:
- a CDS encoding MlaE family lipid ABC transporter permease subunit, producing the protein MSKTRSKSSLGAWSQRLLAAFFLGGQVIVHLMRGKIHRRNTIEQLAAVGPDSLFIALLTAVFVGAVFTIQVAREFINFGAGNLVGGVLAVALTRELTPVLTAVILAGRVGSAFAAEIGTMRVTEQIDALLMLKTDPIDYLVIPRILACLFMLPILTLLSLVTGMFGGMIIATHIYNLSDTVFLDSARNFLDIWDIVSAMIKASCFGVLIAIIGCSWGLTTTGGAKGVGQSTTTAVVTALLIIFISNFFLSWLMFQGTGGGLSPGL; encoded by the coding sequence TTGAGCAAGACTAGATCCAAATCCAGTTTAGGCGCTTGGAGCCAGCGATTACTGGCGGCGTTTTTTTTAGGTGGACAAGTAATAGTTCACCTGATGAGAGGCAAAATCCATCGCCGCAACACCATAGAACAACTAGCCGCAGTAGGCCCTGATTCCCTATTTATCGCCTTATTGACGGCCGTTTTCGTGGGTGCAGTATTTACAATTCAAGTAGCGCGGGAGTTTATCAACTTTGGCGCAGGAAATCTCGTTGGAGGTGTGTTAGCAGTAGCCTTAACTAGAGAACTCACACCTGTGCTAACAGCAGTCATTTTAGCCGGACGGGTTGGTTCTGCATTTGCGGCTGAAATAGGCACAATGCGAGTCACAGAACAAATTGATGCTCTGTTGATGTTAAAAACAGACCCCATTGATTATTTAGTTATTCCCCGCATCCTAGCTTGTTTATTCATGCTGCCCATCCTCACCCTGCTATCCTTAGTTACCGGGATGTTTGGAGGAATGATCATTGCTACCCACATTTACAACCTATCGGACACAGTATTTTTAGACTCAGCCCGTAACTTTCTGGACATCTGGGACATCGTTAGCGCCATGATTAAAGCAAGTTGCTTTGGCGTTTTAATCGCCATCATTGGTTGTAGTTGGGGTTTAACCACCACAGGAGGAGCCAAAGGTGTGGGACAATCTACCACAACTGCTGTTGTTACCGCCTTGCTAATTATCTTTATTAGCAACTTCTTTCTATCATGGTTGATGTTTCAAGGAACAGGTGGTGGATTATCTCCAGGACTGTGA
- a CDS encoding DUF3119 family protein: MTTSSVPNVLSTVELKPSYNIPIVLVLASIPLLLMKLWIGGVLTLLGLFLMLQAVTLRFQFTATDFDLYRGEKLIRRFPYQEWQNWRIFWNRVPILFYFKEIHSIHFLPILFDPNTLKSCLEERCPRI, translated from the coding sequence GTGACTACTTCATCTGTGCCTAACGTCTTATCTACAGTGGAACTCAAGCCAAGTTACAATATCCCTATTGTGTTGGTGCTTGCTTCCATTCCCCTACTGCTGATGAAATTGTGGATAGGAGGAGTGTTGACGCTGCTGGGATTATTTCTGATGTTGCAAGCTGTAACACTGCGGTTTCAATTTACCGCCACTGATTTTGATCTTTATCGGGGTGAAAAGTTAATTCGGCGTTTTCCCTACCAAGAATGGCAAAACTGGCGTATTTTCTGGAATAGAGTTCCCATCTTGTTTTACTTTAAAGAAATCCACAGCATTCACTTTTTACCGATTTTATTTGACCCCAACACCTTAAAATCTTGCTTAGAAGAGCGGTGTCCACGGATTTAG
- a CDS encoding DUF3086 domain-containing protein — protein sequence MNPEESQASKPIDEWWEETPEQSPIGEISANLSSDSVLETETPTPSDELQADDIDFESPIAKTKGQEPQIEPTEESNGDLVELVTQKLDTGAMESESELNSLYAVAAQRVAQLQETEASLKAEISQLQITYKTLQGQVSETQTTLSKMVQESLALLEQRKQALQISVEQLERRQERIRNEMRTTFAGTSQDLAIRVQGFKDYLTGSLQDLAAAAEQLQLVPAVREREREKPAVKEAKPVEEQPQTLQLAQQQFQDTTKQIRRLIDQYRNQPDYYGPAWQLRRTFEPVHAERVSNWFFTLGGRGALRTMGSRLQNILIASSAISILHKLYGDRLRTLILANSPERLGEWRRGLQDCLGIGRPDFGPDRGVVLFEAPTALAQKADRLVKSNQMPLIVIDDSEEQISLGLLQFPLWLAFAPDPKMMRDRDFDDDF from the coding sequence ATGAACCCAGAGGAATCTCAAGCTTCAAAACCGATTGATGAATGGTGGGAAGAAACGCCAGAACAAAGTCCTATAGGTGAAATATCGGCAAACCTATCTAGTGATTCAGTCTTAGAGACAGAAACACCAACACCATCGGATGAACTACAAGCAGATGATATTGATTTTGAGTCACCCATCGCCAAGACAAAAGGACAAGAACCTCAAATAGAACCAACAGAGGAGTCTAACGGCGATTTAGTGGAATTAGTGACACAAAAACTAGACACTGGGGCGATGGAGTCAGAATCAGAACTTAATTCACTATATGCAGTAGCAGCACAACGAGTAGCCCAGTTACAGGAAACTGAAGCATCACTGAAAGCGGAAATATCCCAACTGCAAATTACTTACAAAACCCTTCAGGGACAAGTTAGCGAAACTCAAACAACACTCTCGAAGATGGTGCAAGAGTCCCTTGCACTTTTAGAACAACGTAAACAGGCATTGCAAATTTCTGTAGAACAACTGGAACGACGACAAGAACGCATTAGAAATGAAATGCGAACGACTTTTGCTGGTACATCTCAAGATTTGGCAATTCGGGTACAGGGTTTTAAAGACTATCTCACAGGTAGTTTACAGGATTTGGCAGCCGCAGCAGAGCAGTTGCAACTTGTGCCGGCTGTGAGGGAACGAGAAAGAGAAAAACCAGCGGTAAAGGAAGCCAAACCTGTTGAAGAACAGCCTCAAACTTTGCAACTGGCACAACAACAGTTTCAAGATACAACAAAACAAATTCGCCGTTTAATTGATCAATATCGCAACCAGCCAGATTATTATGGTCCTGCATGGCAGCTAAGGCGTACTTTTGAACCTGTTCACGCCGAAAGAGTCTCTAATTGGTTTTTTACCTTGGGGGGACGGGGTGCGTTGCGGACGATGGGTAGCAGGTTGCAGAATATTTTGATTGCTTCTTCAGCAATTTCGATTTTACATAAACTATATGGCGATCGCTTACGTACTCTGATTTTAGCTAATAGTCCAGAACGTTTGGGCGAATGGCGACGGGGTTTACAAGATTGTTTAGGTATCGGTCGTCCTGATTTTGGACCCGACAGAGGTGTGGTATTATTTGAAGCACCTACGGCTTTGGCACAAAAAGCTGACAGATTAGTTAAATCTAATCAAATGCCTTTAATTGTCATTGATGATTCTGAGGAGCAAATTAGTTTAGGCTTATTACAATTTCCTTTGTGGTTAGCTTTTGCACCAGATCCAAAAATGATGCGTGATAGAGATTTTGATGATGATTTTTAA
- the plsY gene encoding glycerol-3-phosphate 1-O-acyltransferase PlsY gives MAIWLTLCGVVVLLAYLLGSFPTGYIAAKLLKGIDIREVGSGSTGATNVLRTLGKGPGAFVLFADCLKGVLAINLVYVLFNLVPNYNFIPLNLDVQLWQPWLVTLVGLGAILGHSKSIFLGFTGGKSVATSLGILLAMCWQVGLATFGVFAVVFAISRIVSLSSISGAVAVSILMVVFQQPLIYILFTLAGGSYVIIRHRSNIERLLAGTEPKIGQKVETESEQTA, from the coding sequence ATGGCTATTTGGTTGACTTTGTGTGGGGTAGTGGTTTTATTAGCTTATCTATTGGGTTCTTTCCCCACTGGGTATATTGCGGCTAAGTTGTTAAAAGGAATTGATATTCGAGAAGTTGGTTCTGGTTCAACTGGTGCAACAAATGTCCTGAGAACTTTGGGTAAGGGACCAGGGGCATTTGTGTTATTTGCTGATTGTTTAAAGGGAGTTTTAGCAATAAATCTGGTTTACGTTTTATTCAATCTTGTTCCAAATTACAATTTCATACCACTGAATTTAGATGTGCAACTATGGCAACCTTGGTTAGTCACTTTGGTTGGTTTAGGGGCAATTTTAGGACATAGTAAATCAATCTTTTTGGGTTTTACTGGTGGTAAGTCTGTAGCTACCAGTTTGGGTATTTTATTGGCCATGTGTTGGCAGGTTGGTTTGGCTACTTTTGGTGTTTTTGCTGTGGTTTTCGCTATATCGAGAATTGTTTCTTTAAGTTCAATTTCTGGTGCTGTTGCTGTTTCTATTTTGATGGTGGTTTTCCAGCAACCTTTAATATATATTCTGTTTACTCTTGCTGGTGGGTCATATGTAATTATTCGTCATCGCAGTAATATTGAAAGGTTGCTTGCGGGTACGGAACCAAAAATTGGGCAGAAGGTGGAGACTGAATCTGAACAAACGGCGTAG
- the crtR gene encoding beta-carotene hydroxylase, which translates to MLTSEAKKPLTIPPKELLAPPGDFNPTLLLFFVVVTMLVLSNFGYWVWQWPHWLCFSINTLALHCSGTVIHDACHQSAHRNRVINAMLGHSSALILAFAFPVFTRVHLQHHGNVNHPNDDPDHYVSTGGPLWLIAVRFLYHEVFFFQRQLWRKYELLEWFISRLIVVSIVYISVQYHFLGYILNFWFIPAFIVGIALGLFFDYLPHRPFVERNRWKNARVYPGKVLNILILGQNYHLIHHLWPSIPWYNYQPAYYLMKPLLDEKGSPQTSGLLQKKDFFEFVYDIFIGIRFHQHKE; encoded by the coding sequence ATGCTCACGTCGGAGGCAAAAAAGCCGCTGACAATCCCGCCCAAAGAACTTTTAGCACCTCCTGGTGATTTTAATCCAACGCTACTGCTGTTTTTTGTAGTAGTGACAATGTTGGTATTATCTAACTTTGGTTATTGGGTTTGGCAATGGCCGCATTGGCTATGCTTTAGCATTAATACTCTGGCCTTACACTGTTCTGGGACGGTGATTCATGATGCTTGTCATCAGTCCGCCCATCGTAACCGGGTGATTAATGCTATGTTAGGGCATAGTAGCGCCTTAATTTTAGCTTTTGCTTTTCCAGTATTTACACGAGTACATCTTCAGCATCATGGTAATGTCAATCACCCAAATGACGACCCAGATCATTACGTCTCTACAGGTGGTCCATTGTGGTTGATTGCGGTGCGGTTTTTGTACCATGAAGTATTTTTCTTTCAACGGCAATTGTGGCGCAAATATGAGCTACTGGAATGGTTTATTAGCCGTTTGATTGTAGTTTCTATTGTTTATATTTCCGTCCAATATCACTTTTTGGGCTATATTCTCAATTTTTGGTTTATTCCAGCGTTTATAGTGGGAATCGCATTAGGGTTATTTTTTGATTATTTACCCCATCGTCCTTTTGTGGAACGTAATCGCTGGAAAAATGCCCGCGTATATCCTGGTAAAGTTCTCAACATCCTGATTTTAGGACAGAATTACCACCTGATTCATCATTTGTGGCCTTCGATTCCTTGGTATAATTACCAACCTGCTTACTATCTCATGAAGCCGCTTTTAGATGAAAAAGGTAGTCCTCAAACTTCCGGGTTATTGCAGAAAAAGGACTTCTTTGAGTTTGTCTATGATATTTTCATAGGTATTCGATTTCATCAGCACAAAGAATAG
- the pyk gene encoding pyruvate kinase, with protein MTQLRDSLRRTKIVATIGPATSSPEMLKAIIEAGATTLRLNFSHGTHADHQRSIRLIRQTAFELNRPVAILQDLQGPKIRLGRFENGFIILAKGDRFTLTNRPVVGTEEISCVTYDYLAEEVPVGSKILLDDGRVEMVVEEINRDKGDLHCRVTVAGKLSNNKGVNFPGVYLSIKAMTDKDREDLMFGLDQGVDWVALSFVRNPQDIIEIKELISSTGKNVPVVAKIEKHEAIEQMEAVLSLCDGVMVARGDLGVELPAEDVPVLQKRLIATANRLGIPIITATQMLDSMVSNPRPTRAEVSDVANAILDGTDAVMLSNETAVGSYPVEAVATMARIAERIEQEDAQNPNSRLSRDNRRSIPNAISQAVGQIAENLGAAAIMTLTQTGATARNVSKFRPKTPILAITPHVNVARQLQMVWGVKPLLVLELPSTGQTFQAAINVAQEKNLLSEGDLVVMTAGTLQGVSGSTDLIKVEVVTAVLGQGIGLGQGSVSGRARVVRTGMDASNFNHGDILVASSTGVDFVEAIRKAGGIITEEESLTSHAAVIGLRLGVPVIVGVKEATKVIKDGAILTLDMQRGLVYSGAVGTP; from the coding sequence ATGACGCAATTAAGAGATTCTCTGCGCCGAACTAAAATTGTTGCTACTATTGGACCTGCTACCAGCAGTCCAGAAATGCTGAAAGCAATTATTGAAGCGGGTGCAACCACACTGCGGTTAAATTTTTCCCACGGAACTCATGCTGATCATCAGCGTAGTATCCGGTTAATTCGACAAACCGCCTTTGAACTTAATAGACCAGTTGCTATTCTCCAAGATTTGCAAGGTCCGAAAATTCGCTTGGGTAGGTTTGAAAATGGTTTTATAATTTTGGCTAAGGGCGATCGCTTCACTTTAACAAATCGCCCAGTGGTGGGAACCGAGGAAATCAGCTGCGTTACCTACGATTATTTAGCTGAAGAAGTCCCCGTCGGCTCAAAAATCCTCCTCGATGATGGACGTGTAGAAATGGTAGTGGAGGAGATTAACCGCGATAAAGGTGATTTACATTGTCGCGTCACAGTAGCTGGTAAACTTTCTAACAACAAAGGTGTCAATTTTCCGGGAGTTTACTTATCCATCAAAGCCATGACCGACAAAGACCGTGAGGATTTAATGTTTGGTCTTGACCAAGGTGTAGACTGGGTAGCACTTTCCTTTGTCCGCAACCCCCAGGATATTATCGAAATCAAAGAGCTAATTTCCAGCACTGGTAAAAACGTTCCTGTAGTTGCCAAAATTGAAAAGCATGAAGCCATTGAACAAATGGAAGCGGTTCTGTCTTTGTGTGATGGTGTAATGGTTGCTAGAGGCGATTTAGGGGTAGAACTACCAGCAGAAGATGTACCTGTACTACAAAAGCGGTTAATTGCTACAGCCAACCGTTTGGGTATTCCCATCATCACTGCTACCCAAATGTTAGATAGTATGGTGAGCAACCCCCGTCCTACCCGTGCGGAAGTATCCGATGTAGCTAACGCGATTTTAGATGGTACGGATGCGGTGATGCTTTCTAATGAAACCGCTGTTGGTAGCTACCCAGTGGAAGCAGTAGCAACTATGGCGAGAATTGCTGAACGCATTGAACAGGAAGACGCTCAAAACCCCAACTCCCGTCTGTCCAGAGATAACAGACGTTCTATTCCTAATGCTATTAGTCAAGCAGTTGGTCAAATTGCTGAGAATTTGGGCGCAGCAGCAATTATGACTTTGACACAAACGGGCGCAACTGCTCGCAACGTTTCTAAATTCCGTCCTAAAACGCCAATTTTAGCGATTACACCTCATGTAAATGTGGCGCGACAGTTACAGATGGTCTGGGGAGTAAAACCTCTGTTAGTGCTAGAATTGCCTTCTACGGGTCAGACATTCCAAGCAGCTATCAATGTAGCTCAGGAAAAAAATCTCTTGAGTGAGGGTGATTTGGTGGTAATGACTGCTGGCACGCTTCAAGGCGTTTCTGGGTCAACAGATTTGATTAAAGTTGAGGTGGTGACAGCGGTACTAGGCCAAGGAATTGGTTTAGGACAAGGTTCGGTCAGTGGTCGCGCCAGGGTAGTGCGTACTGGTATGGATGCAAGTAATTTTAATCATGGTGATATTTTGGTTGCATCCAGTACAGGAGTTGATTTTGTAGAAGCAATTCGCAAAGCTGGTGGTATTATTACTGAAGAGGAAAGTCTTACAAGTCATGCAGCAGTAATTGGTTTACGTCTTGGTGTACCTGTTATTGTCGGTGTCAAGGAAGCGACAAAGGTAATTAAAGACGGTGCAATTTTGACTTTGGATATGCAGCGGGGTTTGGTTTACTCGGGTGCGGTGGGAACACCATAA
- a CDS encoding glycosyltransferase family 4 protein, which translates to MNIINNSFSHQLIINLSVIFSQPTGISNYALNLFPYLKSLQPTLLTANKYPEFNCYPVPNNLTPADGIKGHLRRLMWTQFQLPKIYQNLKSQLLFSPIPEAPLYTNCRFIIMSHDMIPLRFPKPFSPLTPYHRYYTPQVLNQAKHIICNSEATAKDITDFYQIPTKKITPISLAYDASHFRFLNLPTRNYFLYIGRQHPYKNLQRLITAFSALPNKNDYELWLVGPIDKRYTPLLETQVETLGINHLVKFLNYVPYDELPTIINQALALVFPSLWEGFGLPVLEAMACGTPVITSNLSSLPEVAGDAAILINPYNVGEITAAMQAIINDLEMRKQLSEKGLKRANQFSWKKTGIATVEVLKQYL; encoded by the coding sequence ATGAACATAATAAATAATTCATTTTCTCATCAACTCATCATCAATTTATCCGTTATCTTCTCCCAACCAACCGGCATCAGCAACTATGCGTTAAATCTTTTTCCCTATTTAAAATCTCTCCAACCTACACTATTAACAGCAAACAAATATCCTGAATTCAACTGCTACCCAGTCCCAAATAATCTTACTCCTGCGGACGGAATTAAAGGACATTTACGCCGTCTAATGTGGACACAATTTCAACTACCAAAAATCTATCAAAACCTCAAATCTCAACTTTTATTTTCCCCCATCCCAGAAGCACCCCTATACACCAACTGTCGCTTTATCATCATGTCTCACGACATGATACCATTACGCTTTCCCAAACCCTTCTCACCTTTAACACCATACCATCGTTACTACACCCCCCAAGTCCTCAACCAAGCAAAACACATTATTTGTAACTCCGAAGCAACAGCTAAAGACATTACCGACTTTTACCAAATACCTACCAAGAAAATAACACCCATTTCTTTAGCTTATGATGCTTCACATTTCCGCTTCCTCAACCTCCCCACTCGCAACTATTTCCTCTACATCGGTCGTCAACACCCTTACAAAAACCTTCAGCGTTTAATAACCGCTTTTTCCGCACTACCTAATAAAAATGACTATGAACTGTGGTTAGTAGGACCTATTGATAAACGTTACACCCCATTATTAGAAACACAAGTTGAAACATTAGGAATAAATCATTTAGTAAAATTCCTCAACTATGTACCTTACGACGAATTACCAACAATCATAAATCAAGCACTTGCGTTAGTTTTCCCTAGTTTATGGGAAGGGTTTGGTTTACCAGTTTTAGAAGCAATGGCCTGTGGTACACCAGTAATTACTTCTAATCTTTCCTCACTTCCAGAAGTTGCCGGAGATGCTGCTATTTTAATTAATCCCTACAACGTAGGAGAAATTACAGCAGCGATGCAAGCAATTATCAATGATTTAGAAATGAGAAAACAACTCTCAGAAAAAGGTCTAAAAAGAGCAAATCAATTTAGTTGGAAAAAAACAGGAATAGCTACAGTTGAAGTTTTAAAACAATATCTTTAA